Proteins found in one Haloferax litoreum genomic segment:
- a CDS encoding aconitate hydratase — MGQTLTEKILSDHLVEGDLTPGEEIGIEIDQVLMQDTTGTMVWLQFEALDLDEAQTELAAQYCDHQTYQFDFKNTDDHRFLRSAAGTYGAHFSRPGNGICHNVHKENFAAPGKTLLGSDSHTPTPGGLGQLAIGAGGLDIAVAMGGGAYYVEMPEVVNVRLEGELPDWSSAKDIILEMLRRETVKGGVGKVFEYTGPGAESLSVPERTTITNMGTELGATSSIFETDEKTKDYLERQGRGDVYTELKADEDAEYADEIVIDLDELEPLIACPSMPDKVVPVREVAGNKVEQVLIGSCTNGGYEDILPAAKMFKGREVAKHLEMIVAPGSKQAGEILARQGWTAEMMAAGVNVSEATCGPCIGIGHVPASDSISLRTFNRNFEGRSGIEDDNVYLCSPEVAAAAALKGEIVDPRDLADELGDLEAPGVELPETYDGAKTDLIYAEDAIDDELIKGPNIGEVPLQDPLGAEVGGEALLKMEDNITTDHIIPATSDILKFRSNIERLSDFTLSRVDETFAQRAKDAGNGVLVAGENYGQGSSREHAAMCPMYLGIEAVFAQSFARIHKANLFNFGIVPLAIDEETYEKLEQGDDIEIVDDVAAAVESGQKEFTIRVNDDWEATAELNASERERNILAAGGKLPLTKQRAEGGAAPADD; from the coding sequence ATGGGACAGACGCTCACGGAAAAGATTCTCTCGGATCACCTCGTCGAGGGTGACCTCACCCCCGGAGAGGAAATCGGAATCGAAATCGACCAGGTCCTGATGCAGGACACGACTGGGACGATGGTGTGGCTTCAGTTCGAGGCACTCGACCTCGACGAGGCACAGACCGAACTCGCCGCCCAGTACTGTGACCACCAGACCTACCAGTTCGACTTCAAGAACACGGACGACCACCGCTTCCTCCGCTCTGCGGCCGGCACATATGGTGCACACTTCTCCCGACCGGGCAACGGTATTTGCCACAACGTCCACAAGGAGAACTTCGCTGCGCCCGGCAAGACCCTCCTCGGTTCTGACTCTCACACGCCGACCCCCGGTGGCCTCGGCCAACTCGCCATCGGTGCAGGTGGCCTCGACATCGCCGTCGCCATGGGCGGTGGCGCCTACTACGTCGAGATGCCGGAAGTCGTCAACGTCCGCCTCGAAGGCGAACTCCCCGACTGGTCCTCCGCGAAGGACATCATCCTCGAGATGCTCCGCCGCGAGACCGTCAAGGGTGGCGTCGGCAAGGTCTTCGAGTACACCGGCCCCGGTGCAGAGTCGCTCTCCGTGCCCGAGCGCACGACCATCACCAACATGGGGACGGAACTCGGCGCAACCTCGTCCATCTTCGAGACGGACGAGAAGACGAAAGACTACCTCGAACGTCAGGGTCGCGGCGACGTCTACACCGAGCTGAAGGCCGACGAAGACGCCGAATACGCAGACGAAATCGTCATCGACCTCGACGAGCTCGAACCGCTCATCGCCTGCCCGTCGATGCCGGACAAGGTCGTTCCCGTCCGCGAAGTCGCCGGCAACAAGGTCGAACAGGTCCTCATCGGTTCCTGTACGAACGGTGGCTACGAGGACATCCTCCCGGCCGCGAAGATGTTCAAGGGCCGCGAAGTCGCCAAGCACCTCGAGATGATTGTCGCACCCGGTTCGAAGCAGGCCGGCGAGATTCTCGCCCGTCAGGGCTGGACGGCAGAGATGATGGCCGCTGGTGTCAACGTCTCCGAGGCGACCTGTGGACCGTGTATCGGTATCGGCCACGTGCCCGCCTCCGACTCCATCTCCCTGCGTACCTTCAACCGCAACTTCGAGGGTCGCTCCGGTATCGAAGACGACAACGTCTACCTCTGCTCGCCGGAAGTCGCCGCCGCCGCGGCGCTCAAAGGCGAAATCGTCGACCCGCGTGACCTCGCCGACGAACTCGGTGACCTCGAAGCACCCGGCGTCGAACTCCCCGAGACGTACGACGGGGCGAAGACGGACCTCATCTACGCGGAAGACGCCATCGACGACGAACTCATCAAGGGCCCGAACATCGGCGAAGTCCCGCTTCAGGACCCCCTCGGCGCCGAAGTCGGCGGCGAAGCACTCCTGAAGATGGAGGACAACATCACGACCGACCACATCATCCCGGCGACGTCCGACATCCTCAAGTTCCGCTCGAACATCGAGCGCCTCTCGGACTTCACGCTCTCGCGCGTCGACGAGACGTTCGCGCAGCGCGCCAAGGACGCCGGTAACGGTGTCCTCGTGGCCGGCGAGAACTACGGTCAGGGTTCCTCCCGCGAACACGCCGCGATGTGCCCGATGTACCTCGGTATCGAGGCAGTCTTCGCGCAGTCGTTCGCCCGCATCCACAAGGCGAACCTGTTCAACTTCGGTATCGTCCCCCTCGCCATCGACGAGGAGACGTACGAGAAGCTCGAACAGGGCGACGACATCGAAATCGTCGACGACGTGGCCGCCGCAGTCGAATCCGGTCAGAAGGAGTTCACCATCCGCGTGAACGACGACTGGGAAGCGACGGCGGAACTCAACGCGTCCGAGCG
- a CDS encoding deoxyuridine 5'-triphosphate nucleotidohydrolase, giving the protein MYRSGSFVAEHISPVTDEQVQPNGVDLTLESVLEQVEAGHLGREGKTIGERRPLDFADPNTETYRLDPGGYVLQYAETVQIPEEHVGFIYPRSSLMRNSCMLNTAVWDAGYEGKGEGLLQVHHPIDLERGARVAQIVLTEANHDGTYDGSYQGERTE; this is encoded by the coding sequence ATGTACCGTTCCGGTTCCTTCGTCGCGGAGCACATCTCGCCAGTCACCGACGAGCAAGTCCAACCGAACGGCGTCGACCTGACGCTCGAATCGGTCCTCGAACAGGTCGAGGCCGGACACCTCGGCAGGGAGGGAAAGACCATCGGTGAACGTCGTCCCCTCGACTTCGCCGACCCAAACACGGAGACGTACCGCCTCGACCCCGGCGGGTACGTCCTCCAGTACGCCGAGACGGTCCAAATCCCCGAGGAACACGTTGGGTTCATCTACCCGCGGTCGTCGCTCATGCGGAACTCTTGCATGCTCAACACCGCCGTCTGGGATGCGGGGTACGAGGGGAAAGGTGAAGGGCTATTGCAGGTTCACCACCCCATCGACCTCGAACGCGGTGCCCGCGTCGCCCAAATCGTCCTCACGGAAGCGAACCACGACGGCACCTACGACGGAAGCTATCAGGGCGAACGGACTGAGTAG
- the pan2 gene encoding proteasome-activating nucleotidase Pan2: MSRSPSLPERPHLDLDPDMSDAERLSALRQHVERMIEVNRELDQRLQSADDRHAELVEEVEQMKARNEALKTASYYIATVEELTDDGVIIKQHGNNQEVLTEFAPTIDRDAIEPGDRVAINDSFAVQTILDDETDARAQAMEVVESPTVTYDDIGGIDEQVREVREAVEQPLENPEMFEKVGIDPPSGVLLYGPPGTGKTMLAKAVANETNASFIKMAGSELVQKFIGEGARLVRDLFKLAAEREPVVIFIDEIDAVASKRTDSKTSGDAEVQRTMMQLLSEMDGFDDRGEIRIIAATNRFDMLDEAILRPGRFDRLIEVPKPAVEGRRRILDIHTRDMNVADDVDLDALAEELDDYSGADIASLTTEAGMFAIRDERTEVTEADFEAAHEKLANVEESGTGPISGFTDYQY, translated from the coding sequence ATGTCCCGGAGTCCATCTCTTCCAGAACGCCCTCATCTCGATCTGGACCCCGACATGTCGGATGCAGAGCGTCTCTCTGCACTCCGCCAACACGTCGAACGGATGATCGAGGTCAACAGGGAACTCGACCAACGACTGCAATCTGCCGACGACCGGCACGCGGAACTGGTCGAGGAAGTCGAACAGATGAAAGCGCGCAACGAGGCGCTGAAGACTGCCTCGTACTACATCGCCACCGTCGAAGAACTGACCGACGACGGCGTCATCATCAAACAACACGGCAACAATCAGGAGGTCTTGACCGAGTTCGCGCCGACTATCGACCGCGACGCCATCGAACCCGGTGACCGCGTCGCCATCAACGACTCCTTCGCCGTGCAGACGATTCTCGACGACGAGACGGACGCCCGCGCGCAGGCGATGGAAGTCGTGGAGTCGCCGACGGTCACCTACGACGACATCGGCGGCATCGACGAGCAGGTTCGCGAGGTCCGCGAGGCAGTCGAACAACCGCTGGAGAACCCCGAGATGTTCGAGAAGGTCGGCATCGACCCACCGTCTGGCGTCCTCCTCTACGGCCCACCGGGGACCGGGAAGACGATGCTGGCGAAAGCCGTCGCCAACGAGACGAACGCCTCGTTCATCAAGATGGCCGGGTCCGAACTCGTCCAGAAGTTCATCGGTGAGGGCGCACGCCTCGTCCGCGACCTGTTCAAACTCGCCGCAGAACGTGAACCGGTGGTCATCTTCATCGACGAAATCGACGCCGTCGCCTCCAAGCGGACGGATTCGAAGACCTCTGGCGACGCCGAAGTCCAGCGGACGATGATGCAACTGCTCTCGGAGATGGACGGATTCGACGACCGCGGCGAGATTCGCATCATCGCGGCGACCAACCGCTTCGACATGCTCGACGAGGCAATCCTCCGGCCCGGCCGGTTCGACCGCCTCATCGAGGTGCCCAAGCCAGCAGTCGAGGGGCGCCGCCGCATCCTCGACATCCATACTCGCGACATGAACGTCGCCGACGACGTGGACCTCGACGCCCTCGCCGAGGAACTCGACGACTACTCCGGTGCCGACATCGCCTCGCTCACGACAGAAGCGGGCATGTTCGCCATCCGTGACGAACGCACCGAAGTCACCGAGGCCGACTTCGAAGCGGCCCACGAGAAACTCGCCAACGTCGAAGAGTCCGGAACTGGCCCCATCTCGGGATTCACCGACTACCAGTACTGA
- a CDS encoding pyruvoyl-dependent arginine decarboxylase: MNTIRVVRGVGTAPTEMASYDAALAAANIHNYNLVAVSSVVPADATVEEVDVAPDLGPTGNRLTVVQARETTSTPGERVVAGLGWATGSGPGLFYEASGADDENVRDAIVAGLDAGRNLRDWEFDDEQVALTAAEHEGEGYTTVVTVAAYGQSESIF; this comes from the coding sequence ATGAACACGATTCGCGTCGTCCGTGGGGTCGGAACCGCCCCGACGGAGATGGCGTCGTACGACGCCGCCCTCGCTGCTGCCAATATCCACAACTACAATCTCGTCGCCGTCTCGTCTGTCGTCCCCGCGGATGCAACGGTCGAAGAAGTCGACGTTGCGCCGGACCTCGGCCCCACTGGCAATCGTTTGACGGTCGTTCAAGCGCGCGAGACCACGTCGACACCGGGCGAACGCGTGGTCGCCGGCCTCGGATGGGCGACTGGGTCCGGTCCGGGTCTGTTCTACGAAGCGTCCGGGGCCGACGACGAGAACGTCCGCGACGCAATCGTCGCCGGTCTCGACGCCGGCCGAAACCTCCGCGACTGGGAGTTCGACGACGAACAGGTCGCACTCACCGCCGCGGAACACGAGGGTGAGGGCTACACCACCGTCGTCACCGTCGCCGCCTACGGCCAGAGCGAATCTATCTTCTGA
- a CDS encoding sensor histidine kinase, with the protein MAVVYTVFGLTWVSLGDWFVEQLPNHLLVQTAKGWLFVFISAGLVYVMVEESHAELTRATSRLDSRNAHTSVLHRILRHDIRNACTAILGYAELVEPREDVRDDVAPVEAIRARANRLVEVSDEVSLLRAVEEAEGSTVEVDLSCAVADAVDDVQLEHPAISVDVSTPATLPVEVHPAFPRCITELLDNAAVHSDRAAPTVGVTVRRVGERARVAVSDDGPGIPDVEREALVSGTETPLTHTSGVGLWLVRAVAEASDGSLDIESLPSNGTSVVLSVPLAGP; encoded by the coding sequence ATCGCGGTCGTTTACACAGTCTTCGGACTCACGTGGGTCTCGCTCGGTGATTGGTTCGTCGAACAACTCCCCAACCACCTCCTCGTGCAGACGGCGAAAGGATGGCTGTTCGTCTTTATCTCCGCGGGTCTCGTCTACGTCATGGTCGAGGAGAGTCACGCCGAACTCACCCGTGCGACGTCCCGCCTCGACTCGAGGAACGCCCACACGAGCGTCCTCCATCGTATCCTCAGACACGACATCAGGAACGCCTGTACCGCGATACTGGGGTACGCCGAACTCGTCGAACCGCGTGAGGACGTCCGCGACGATGTGGCCCCTGTAGAGGCGATTCGAGCGCGAGCGAACCGTCTCGTCGAAGTGAGCGACGAAGTGTCGCTGCTCCGTGCTGTCGAAGAGGCCGAAGGAAGCACCGTCGAGGTGGACCTCTCCTGCGCTGTGGCTGACGCCGTCGACGACGTTCAACTCGAACACCCGGCCATCTCCGTCGACGTGTCCACGCCAGCGACCCTCCCCGTAGAGGTTCATCCGGCCTTCCCCCGATGCATCACGGAACTGCTCGACAACGCGGCAGTCCACTCGGACCGCGCCGCGCCGACAGTCGGCGTGACGGTTCGCCGCGTCGGCGAGAGGGCCCGTGTGGCCGTCAGCGACGACGGGCCGGGAATCCCAGACGTCGAACGCGAGGCGCTTGTCTCCGGGACCGAAACCCCGCTGACGCACACGAGTGGCGTGGGTCTGTGGTTGGTTCGGGCCGTCGCCGAGGCGTCCGACGGGTCGCTCGATATCGAGTCTCTACCGTCGAACGGGACGTCTGTCGTCCTCTCCGTCCCGTTGGCCGGCCCGTAG
- a CDS encoding DUF5811 family protein — translation MNGNNPYAGAPGVTGAGQPSHGAELTGEQMDSLRRVVAGIVSRTESYLPEGFAVGSELSTGPNGPLATVAVHPPVGHPVSAGFSPDADELDAGLTDEDRDEVARGLAASAAFQVMSAVGDDITPAAR, via the coding sequence ATGAACGGGAACAACCCATATGCGGGCGCTCCCGGCGTAACTGGTGCCGGTCAACCGTCTCACGGTGCCGAACTCACGGGCGAACAGATGGACTCGCTCCGGCGAGTGGTCGCCGGCATCGTTTCTCGAACTGAATCGTACCTTCCCGAGGGGTTCGCCGTCGGGTCGGAACTGTCGACGGGGCCGAACGGTCCACTGGCGACTGTCGCGGTGCACCCGCCTGTCGGCCACCCCGTCAGTGCCGGCTTTTCGCCCGACGCCGACGAACTCGACGCGGGCCTCACCGACGAGGACCGTGACGAAGTCGCGCGCGGACTCGCCGCTAGCGCGGCGTTTCAGGTGATGAGCGCCGTCGGCGACGACATCACTCCTGCCGCCCGGTAA
- the infB gene encoding translation initiation factor IF-2, giving the protein MSDTDSTSQSDTLRTPIVAVLGHVDHGKTSLLDKIRGSAVSEGEAGAITQHIGATAVPLDTVSQMAGSLVKPEDFDLPGLLFIDTPGHHSFSTLRSRGGALADIAILVVDVNDGFQPQTEEAIDILKRTGTPFIVAANKVDTTPGWNPQQGEPIQKSLEKQSKRAKSKLDESLYQLIGELSDKGFSSDFYWRVQNFQKNIGVVPVSALTGEGIPDLLGVLMGLSQRYMKDEMAIDVAGPGYGTVLEVKEERGFGATLDVVLYDGTIHAGDTIVVGGANEPIVTEVRALLQPRPNAEIRTEKRFDKVDEVRAAAGVKIAAPDLEDAMAGAPVRVVGDRDVDEVIREVEAELADIEVTTEEEGVVVKADTLGSLEAMANALQEAEVPILRAEVGDIAPRDVAVASTAREPEHKVILGFNVDVLSNAQDELDKGEVKLFDDDVIYQLVEEYEEFVDEMKRAQQETILDKIVRPCRFQILQDHVFRQSSPAVVGVEVMAGTIKNNMNVVKWEGNEPKRVGQLSGIQENGEDVSSARAGSRVSVAIDGPTVGRQIDEGDELWIELPEKHAKILEQELRDDIPVDELEALSGYLDKHRRRDPFWGK; this is encoded by the coding sequence ATGTCCGACACTGATTCGACGTCACAATCCGATACGCTTCGCACACCCATCGTGGCCGTCCTCGGCCACGTCGACCACGGGAAGACGAGTCTTCTCGACAAGATTCGCGGGTCCGCCGTCAGCGAGGGTGAGGCCGGGGCCATCACCCAGCACATCGGGGCCACCGCAGTCCCGTTAGACACCGTCTCGCAGATGGCCGGTTCCCTCGTCAAGCCCGAGGACTTCGACCTCCCGGGACTCCTCTTCATCGACACGCCGGGGCACCACTCGTTCAGCACGCTCCGCTCTCGCGGTGGTGCGCTGGCCGACATCGCCATCCTCGTCGTGGACGTGAACGACGGCTTCCAACCTCAGACCGAGGAGGCCATCGACATCCTCAAACGAACGGGCACGCCGTTCATCGTCGCCGCCAACAAGGTGGACACGACGCCCGGATGGAACCCACAACAGGGTGAACCAATCCAGAAGTCGCTGGAGAAGCAGTCCAAACGCGCCAAGTCGAAACTCGACGAGAGTCTCTACCAACTCATCGGCGAACTCTCCGACAAGGGCTTCTCTTCTGACTTCTACTGGCGCGTCCAGAACTTCCAGAAGAACATCGGTGTCGTCCCCGTCTCCGCGCTGACCGGTGAGGGCATCCCGGACCTCCTCGGCGTCCTCATGGGCCTCTCGCAACGATACATGAAAGACGAGATGGCAATCGACGTGGCCGGACCGGGCTACGGGACGGTCCTCGAAGTCAAGGAGGAACGTGGCTTCGGTGCCACCCTCGACGTGGTCCTCTACGACGGGACGATTCACGCGGGCGACACCATCGTCGTCGGCGGCGCGAACGAACCCATCGTGACCGAGGTTCGCGCACTCCTCCAACCCCGCCCGAACGCCGAGATTCGCACCGAGAAGCGATTCGACAAGGTGGACGAAGTCCGCGCCGCGGCCGGTGTCAAAATCGCCGCGCCGGACCTCGAAGACGCGATGGCCGGCGCACCCGTCCGGGTCGTCGGTGACCGCGACGTAGACGAAGTCATCCGCGAAGTCGAAGCCGAACTCGCGGACATCGAAGTGACCACCGAAGAGGAAGGTGTGGTCGTCAAAGCCGACACACTCGGCAGTCTGGAAGCGATGGCGAACGCACTGCAAGAGGCAGAAGTCCCCATCCTCCGCGCCGAAGTCGGCGACATCGCCCCACGCGACGTGGCCGTCGCGTCGACTGCCCGCGAACCCGAGCACAAGGTCATCCTCGGGTTCAACGTGGACGTGCTCTCGAACGCGCAGGACGAACTCGACAAAGGCGAGGTCAAACTGTTCGACGACGACGTCATCTACCAACTCGTCGAAGAGTACGAGGAGTTCGTCGACGAGATGAAACGCGCCCAACAGGAGACGATTCTCGACAAAATCGTCCGTCCGTGTCGCTTCCAGATTCTCCAAGACCACGTCTTCCGTCAGAGTAGTCCCGCCGTCGTCGGCGTCGAAGTCATGGCCGGCACGATAAAGAACAACATGAACGTCGTGAAGTGGGAGGGCAACGAGCCCAAACGAGTCGGCCAACTGTCCGGGATTCAGGAAAACGGTGAAGACGTGTCCAGCGCCCGTGCCGGGTCGCGCGTCAGCGTCGCCATCGACGGCCCAACTGTGGGCCGCCAGATAGACGAAGGCGACGAACTCTGGATTGAACTCCCCGAGAAGCACGCGAAGATTCTCGAACAGGAACTCCGCGACGACATCCCCGTGGACGAACTCGAAGCACTCTCCGGATACCTCGACAAGCACCGCCGCCGTGACCCCTTCTGGGGCAAATAA
- a CDS encoding PH domain-containing protein, translating to MARGKPALWSAVLGLPFVGAGAWLYTGQETYPPDVGIPFVLFGAFVVLVGAYVHFVSPSAPRLSDGEEILETRHPTQRVARVKVAAGIPLLALTVYLLYFTYYPYVYPTLTLVVGLYLFSVGIHTYWTNSLTTYYVTTNRIIKEYRFVSLVRQEIPRSKIRGVQERKSITESLVGLGNVMVASGGGHSLEIRMRNMEQSGSFADSIRNLVSE from the coding sequence ATGGCTCGTGGCAAACCAGCGCTCTGGAGTGCCGTTCTCGGCCTCCCGTTCGTCGGTGCCGGTGCGTGGTTGTACACCGGACAAGAGACGTACCCTCCGGACGTTGGCATCCCGTTCGTCCTCTTCGGGGCGTTCGTCGTCCTCGTCGGCGCGTACGTCCACTTCGTCTCTCCGAGTGCACCCCGGCTCTCAGACGGCGAAGAGATACTCGAAACACGACACCCGACACAACGGGTCGCTCGGGTGAAGGTTGCGGCCGGAATCCCGCTTCTCGCACTGACAGTGTACCTCCTGTACTTCACCTACTACCCGTACGTCTACCCGACGCTGACACTCGTCGTCGGTCTCTATCTGTTCTCAGTCGGTATCCACACCTACTGGACGAACTCGCTGACGACGTACTACGTCACGACGAACCGCATCATCAAGGAGTACCGCTTCGTCTCGCTGGTTCGACAAGAGATTCCGCGGTCGAAGATTCGGGGTGTACAAGAGCGGAAGTCCATCACCGAGAGCCTCGTCGGCCTCGGGAACGTTATGGTCGCCAGTGGCGGTGGTCATTCGCTAGAGATACGGATGCGAAATATGGAGCAGTCGGGGTCGTTCGCCGACAGTATTCGCAATCTCGTCTCGGAGTAA